taaaaatttgtattaatAACACACATTTATTCCCTAATTAACTAAACAAGcataaatataatgataaaatCTTACGAAAAAAACAGTATCTATGAGCCATGTGAACCttaattaaatgttaattACATGTtataacacattttttaatcatagtatttttatttaatatatatatatatatatattaacacttttaattgaaaaataccaATGCCAACTTTGAATATGCTAATAATTACAGGCACTCCAACTGTGAATTAACTACGTTCTTATCAATATGACGAATggagataaaaatgaaattaatataccAAAAAAGGCCAATTTAAAAGGTATAAAATTAGGTGAAAAAAGCAAAGAAATACAACCGCCTagagttgaaaatttgaaaaacaacattatattataaaagaatttaaataccaaaaaaaaggaaaaaaataataaattggcaAACAAAGCATACAAATGtgacgaaaaaggaaaatttgattgatataatatctttttcttctaactaaaatttttattattaccaCAAAAAAgaagtattttgaaataacaaAGCATAGATGGATTCTTACCTGTctcacaatttaaaattaaagaaaaagatgtgGTGGCACCTTGATGTTGTAAATTGCCATATTCGAACTCCTATAAATAGCCGCATACTATCATCACTATCTCATCATTCAAAACGCTTCTTTCTTCACCTCTTTAGTACTCTCACTCAAAATTCTTCTGCAATTCGAATTTAGTGATTGAACtcatttgattttcaattacatctgattgtgttgttttgagtttgatcaccaataattaaattcatttattgaGCAAAAAATGGAGTACATCGGACTCAAGGTGGTGAGGAAGGATTTCGGAGGCCGCGCCGCTTGCTTCGGCACCGTGGTGGCTTTTTCCACCACCACCGGTGTATTCAGAGTCGCCTTCGACGGCGGCGACGTATCCGAGGAGATGCAGCTTACGGAGCTCTATCCGCTCTTCCtcacgccgccgccgccgcccggTTTTAGCCCCATGCCGCGGGGGGAGAGGAGCAGCGTCGGAATCGGAGCAGATCTAGAAAATCGCCGGAATTTCGATCTGAATGTTTCCGGAGACATCGATTTGAACGTCGACGTCGGTGTTGGATTGCATGGTCTGGACTTGAACGAAGGAGTGAACTACATTCTCAACGGAGAAACCCATTCCACACCAAAATCCAGAGAAATCGATCTGAATCTGGATTTAAACGAAGCGGCGGAGGAATCCAGCGCCACCGCCGCGAAGATCGACTTGAACGAGCCGGCGTCGGCTATGGAGATCGACGACGCAGCCGAGGACGATGACGACGACTGTGCAATCATACCGGCTCCATCACACCACGTCGGAGGCGGCAGCAGAAGATGGAGGAGGAATTACCGAACAAATCCAGATGCGGAATCGAGGAGACTCACTGCCATTCCCTCTTTTCCTGCTAGGGATTATCAATTGTATGAGGCGAACACTCGTCTCGTGCAATTCCAAGCATcggctcctcctcctcctcccaaGGCGTATCTTCCGGAATCTTCCACCAGTTTGGATATTGGCGGAGCATCTATGGTGGATTTCCTCTCGGTGTACGCATTTGTGAGATACTTCAGTGTCACGCTGCTCGTGAGTCCGTTCCAGATCAGTGACTTTGCCGCTGCTCTGATGAGCAATGACTCAACGCCGCTGTTTGACGCTGTCCATCTGGCGCTCATGGCCGCGCTCAGATCACATCTCACATCCCTCGCTGGTGGAGAATTCGCGTCCGCATCTGTGTGCCTAAGGTATTATTTCTCATAGTCACTAGAGAAGTTGCATCACAtcacattatttttagtattaaacaaattaaattactccatgatataccaaaatttcaaatttcatctGATTTGGCTAATTGGGTCGGATTCCAGCCAAATTTGCCTTCTTGTTAAAAAAACGACGATGTTTTGGTAAATAACATTGGTCAATGCATGGTAAGTTCTGTCGACCGATTTGGCTTTTATAAAagtctaattaatttaatcaatatgtttttatttaattctttattttttaaaaaaatatatatataatttatttttattaagatgATTTATTCTTTTGATGATTCAAATAATCGACCTATtactaacaattttttatcatGATGTTAAGGCTCTAAACTATtgctaacaatattttatatactaattttCTAATACATTTGACAATGCAGGTCACTAAACTGGGATTTGCTGGACTTGATAACGTGGCCGGTATTCCTTATCGAGTACCTCCTCTTCCACAGTCCAAAGCATATCCCTGGTTTGGATCGCAGCGAGTTCGAGCTCTTCCAGAGCGAGTACTACGCAATGCCGGCCTCAGCAAAGGTCGCCATCCTGCGCCATCTCTGCGACGACGTCCTTGAATCAAAGGCTTTCAAGGCCGAGGCCGACAAGAGGGCGCACATGGCGGAGACACAGAGCTGGAACTCTCGCTACTTCAGCtggaaaggaaagaagaataaGAGGAGAAGTAGCAGAGGAGATGGTGATGATCTAGCAGGGGAGTTTCTCAACGACTTCGTAGCGGATGGGAATGGCGACGAGTGCTATCTGTGTAAAACAGATGGTAACTTGATCTGCTGCGACGGCTGCCCTGCTGCCTTCCATGCTAGATGCGTTGGGGTCGTCACCAGCCAATTGCCTGATGGCGATTGGATTTGCCCTGAGTGCACCATTGAGAGGGATGCGTCTTACCAGCTGAGTAAGACAATCCGTGGAATGGAGCTGCTCGGGGTTGATGCTTATGCCCGGCACTACTACGACTGCTGCGGCTACTTGTTCGTGTAAGTTGTCACTACAACAAATTCGTATATATACTCTAACTTTCAGTGTTTTTCATAACATATGGTCCGGacttacatttttcttttggaaaaccataattatttgtttaggGTTTATTTGATAACATGTAGCTCACACTCTACCGCGATTATTTGCAGGGTGGACTCGCGTGAAGACAACTACTGGTTTTCGTTGTACAACCAAGACGATATGCCAGCTGTTGTTGCAGCGCTAGAGGCATCATCCAGGGTGTATGACGTAATAGCAAGTGCTATCCGGAGGAACTGGAACTTAACTCTTGGAGTCAGTTCTGAAGTTCCCGAGGACATGGGTAACCCTAGAGGTGAAGGTGCTGGTGCATCAACCAGCTCCTCGGAAGTGGCAAACTACGCCAATCTCTATGGGTTTGCCCGTATGTCATACAAGTTCTCCAAGGAGTTGGCCTCAAAATGGTCCGAAGAAGAGCAAGCCACGAAATCAGCAGGAGAGATCATTGGGAGGCAGATGAGGGTGATCTCCAACAAGTATGCTGCATTTTCGTGGCCGAATCTTAGAGACCTGGGTCTGGCCACCACCAGGGGAGAGAACTGCGGATGGTGCATCTGCTGCAAAGTTCCCCGATTGGAAAAAGATTGCTTGTTCATTGCCAATGATAGTGTTCAAGCATCTGACAATTTCACGAGCCATGCTTTGGGTATCGTGCCAGGGTCGGATAGTAGGAAGCTCCATCTAGTTGATGTCATATGCCATCTTATCTGGATCGAGGATCGCCTCCGTAGCCTTCTATCCGGCCCCTGGTTGGATCAAAGCTACTCCGGCCGTT
The genomic region above belongs to Salvia hispanica cultivar TCC Black 2014 chromosome 3, UniMelb_Shisp_WGS_1.0, whole genome shotgun sequence and contains:
- the LOC125210865 gene encoding uncharacterized protein LOC125210865 translates to MELLGVDAYARHYYDCCGYLFVVDSREDNYWFSLYNQDDMPAVVAALEASSRVYDVIASAIRRNWNLTLGVSSEVPEDMGNPRGEGAGASTSSSEVANYANLYGFARMSYKFSKELASKWSEEEQATKSAGEIIGRQMRVISNKYAAFSWPNLRDLGLATTRGENCGWCICCKVPRLEKDCLFIANDSVQASDNFTSHALGIVPGSDSRKLHLVDVICHLIWIEDRLRSLLSGPWLDQSYSGRWRNNAVEAAHIGNLKHLLLEVGLVSLLCIHQFSCILVFIIGKLY